GCCCAGCGGCACAAGGACTGAGCGCGCTGGCGCTGATTGGTCGGCGCATCTTTCATGATCCGCGCCTGTCGGCCTCTGGGCGCCAGTCCTGCGCCTCTTGCCACAGCCCGGCCCATGCCTTTGGCCCGCCCGATGGCAGGCTGATGCCGCGCGGCGGCATCAGGATGAGCGTGGAGGGCACACGCGCCGTCCCCTCTCTGGCCTATCTCTACCGGCAGGAGGCCTTTGCCATCGGCCCGGCGGGCAGTGATGATGTGCCCGTCGCGCTCGATGTGCTGGCGCAGCAGGCGCAGGGGCAGGCACGGTCGACCAAATCTGCAGGTGTGGCGCCCGCCGCGAATGCGCTGGTGCCCAGCGGCGGCCTGTTCTGGGATGGGCGGGCGGATTCCTTGATGGACCAGGCCATGGGCCCCATGATGAACCCGGCGGAAATGGCCAATGCCAACGTCGCCGATGCCGCCGCCCGGCTGGTGCGGGCGGGCTATCCTGCTATGCTGCGCTCGCTGTTTGGCGATGGGCTGGCCACCAATCCCGAACTGCTGTTCGCCGAGGCCATGTCGGCGGTGTCGCGCTATCAGATTGAGGACCGCGCCTTTCACCGTTTTGACAGCCGCTACGACCATTGGCTGGAAGGCAAGGCGCGGCTGACGGCGGCGCAGATGCGCGGGCTGCGCCTGTTCAACGACCCGGCCAAGGGCAATTGCGCCGCCTGCCACATCAGCGCGCCGGGGCAAGATGGCGCGCCGCCCCTGTTCACTGACACGGAATATGAGGCGCTGGCCGTGCCGCGCAACCGCCATCTGGGCGCCAACCGCAATCCGCATCATATGGATCTTGGCCTGTGCGGCCCGGTGCGTGCCGATCTGGCCGGGCAGACGCAATATTGCGGCATGTTTCTCACCCCCACCTTGCGCAATGCGGCGCGGCGCGGGGTCTATTTTCACAATGGCGTCTATCACACGCTGCGCAAGGTGCTCGATTTCTACAATCTGCGCGATACCGATCCGGCCCGCATCTATCCGCGCGATGGCAAGGGGCGATTGATGGTGCATGATGATCTGCCCATGCGGTACCGTGCCAACATCGACATGACTGACGCCCCTTTTGGCCGAAAGCAGGGGCAGGCCCACCCGCTCAGTGAGCGCGACATCGAGGACATCATTGCTTTTATTGGCACGCTGGAGGATGGAGATGTTCCGGCATGAGTGGCTGGTGCCCGACATTGCTGCCCATCAAGGCTTGTGCCGGCGCAAAGATGAACAGTCCCTTGTTCTGCCTGAAGTATGCACAAACAAGATTATGCACACGGTGATCGTCCTTGAAAGACCGCTTACGATCAAAACCGTCGTTCGGACAGGCTTGCCTGAAAGGCGGTAATGTCCCAAGGTCAGTCGATCAGAAACCTCCATGACGAGGTGAACAACCGGCAGCTTTTGGCGAGGTAAATCCGTGCCGCGAACGATGACTTTGTCAGCAAAAAAGTCCAAAGGAGGCATTGGTAGGAGAACAAACTTAACGGTTTATCGTAGGGATGTTCAAGATCATCTCCGGATATTCTAATACCACTGTTTTATTTGGTGATGTTCTTGACAAGCAAAACGCGCAAAGTTGCAACGGAAACCAGAGGGCTGCTGAATTTCCAGCATCGCTATGATCGGCCGGCCTGTCGCCATGGGCATCAGCCGGCCGATTCAGCATACTTTGTTCTGGATCAGAAATCGACAGAGGCCGAGAGCCAGAAGGTACGCGGCATGCCGCTGATCAGATAGCCGCTGGGATTGGCCCACCAATAGCTCCGGTTGAACAGATTGGTCACATTTGCCCGCAAGGTCACCGGGCGATGCGCCACATCGACCTTATAGCGCCCGCCCAGATCGAAGCGCGTCCAGTCGGGAACGCGCTGGAGATTGTCGGCGCTGACATAGGTTCTGCCGGTGTGGATCACCCGCCCGGTCAGGGTGAAGCCGGGGATGAAGGGTGTGTCCCACTCGGCCCCCAGATTGGCCTGTACCGAAGGAACCCCAATGGCGTTTTTGCCGTCGGTGAGGCCGCCTTGCGTGCGGCGCTGTTTGGCGTCCAGCAGGGTCACCCCGCCGACGATCCGCACCTGCCGCCCCAGCTCGCCAAAGCCGGAGAGTTCCAGTCCCCGGTTGCGCTGCTGCCCGTTGAGGCTGTAAATCTTGGTGACGGCATCCACGATCCCGCTCGGCTGATCGATCTGGAACAGGCCCAGCGTGGCGCCGAAGCGGCCCAGATCGAGCTTCGTGCCCAACTCGACCTGCTTGGAGCGATAGGGCGCGAAGACCTGATTCGGATTGGCGCTGTCGGCGGGGGGCGACGCGCCGGGCGTCAGCGCCTCGATATAATTGGCGTAAAGCGACAGATGTTGCGCCGGCCTGACCACCAGCGCTGCCGAAGGGGTGGTCGCGCCCCGGTCGTAACGGGCGGTGACGGCGCCGGAACTGCCGTAATTGCTGGTCTCGACTTGCTGGCGGCGCAGGCCGAGCGTCAGCTGCACCAGCCCGTCGGAGACCGAAAGCGTATCGGCCACCGCGATGCCGCTCAGCGTCTGCCCGCTGTCCTTGGTCTGCGGCGACACCGAAGTCGGCGTGCCGGGGCCGGTCAGACGCGTGGGGACGTAAATGTTGGTGGCGTAATTGGCGTAAGTCGTCTGCCCGAACCATGTCGTCTGGCGCAGCACATTGCCGCTGACCACCAGCTGATGGGCGATCGGGCCGGTGGAGAGTTTCGCCCGCACCCCGGCCTCGGCGGAAAGCGCATGCGAAAGCCCCTGCTGATATTTCGAGGTTGAGGTGGCGTCGCCCCGCGCATCGGTGATCGTCGCGCCGGGGGCCTCGCGCTTGTCATAGCCGAAATGATTGCCGCCCAGCGCCGCGAACAGCGTGACATCGGGCGCCAGATCGAATTCGGCACGTCCCATGGCCGTGAGGCTGCGGGAATTGGCATAGTCGAAGGCCTGCGCCAGATTGATCCGTGGATCGGGCGCCGTGGGCAGGGCAATTCCCGAGACCGGCGTATACCCGCGCGAGGCCGCGACAAAATGATCGCCCTGATAGATCACATCGGCGGACAGGCGCAGGCGGTCGCCGCGATAGTCGAAACCGGCAGACAGGGCGGTGTTGCGCCGCGATTGTTCGTCGATGGTGGTGCCGCCGTCGCGATAGGCGGCGTTGATGCGGACACCGAAAGCGCCATCGGCCCCGAAACGGCGGCCCACATCGGCATGCCCCCCGAACCATGACTTCGACATATATTCGGCGGTGAGGCGGGTGAGCGGCGTGTCCTCGGCGCGCTTGGTCACCACATTCACGCTGCCGCCCACGCTGCCCCATGGCGGCATGCCGTTGAGCAGCGCGCCCGGCCCTTTGAGAATGTCGATGCGCTCGACCGGATCGGGGCCGACGCGGTAATCGGGCACCAGGCCGTATAGGCCGTTCAGCGCCATTTCGTCA
The Novosphingobium terrae DNA segment above includes these coding regions:
- a CDS encoding TonB-dependent receptor; the encoded protein is MNDRVFTPKGGKRLRNTLALSTVLSALALSPSAKGQSAPEAVQTPSPVASFNVPAQDLDSALTSIADQGGIHIFFPSDLLAGRRSPAISGRMPVEQALSRALTGTGLSWRYREAGTVVVEKRLDTGGAIQLGAVQVQGQDAPRAGTSSHAEIGTLPPAYAGNQVARGAKAGLLGNRDYLDTPFSITSYTEKLIRDEQSTSIAELLTTTDASVRAAIDSGNRYDALTIRGFRVENDEMALNGLYGLVPDYRVGPDPVERIDILKGPGALLNGMPPWGSVGGSVNVVTKRAEDTPLTRLTAEYMSKSWFGGHADVGRRFGADGAFGVRINAAYRDGGTTIDEQSRRNTALSAGFDYRGDRLRLSADVIYQGDHFVAASRGYTPVSGIALPTAPDPRINLAQAFDYANSRSLTAMGRAEFDLAPDVTLFAALGGNHFGYDKREAPGATITDARGDATSTSKYQQGLSHALSAEAGVRAKLSTGPIAHQLVVSGNVLRQTTWFGQTTYANYATNIYVPTRLTGPGTPTSVSPQTKDSGQTLSGIAVADTLSVSDGLVQLTLGLRRQQVETSNYGSSGAVTARYDRGATTPSAALVVRPAQHLSLYANYIEALTPGASPPADSANPNQVFAPYRSKQVELGTKLDLGRFGATLGLFQIDQPSGIVDAVTKIYSLNGQQRNRGLELSGFGELGRQVRIVGGVTLLDAKQRRTQGGLTDGKNAIGVPSVQANLGAEWDTPFIPGFTLTGRVIHTGRTYVSADNLQRVPDWTRFDLGGRYKVDVAHRPVTLRANVTNLFNRSYWWANPSGYLISGMPRTFWLSASVDF
- a CDS encoding cytochrome-c peroxidase; the protein is MKGLGLLAGLLLLGTCLSGTRAEDDGVGLNPHPVVLRRPAAQGLSALALIGRRIFHDPRLSASGRQSCASCHSPAHAFGPPDGRLMPRGGIRMSVEGTRAVPSLAYLYRQEAFAIGPAGSDDVPVALDVLAQQAQGQARSTKSAGVAPAANALVPSGGLFWDGRADSLMDQAMGPMMNPAEMANANVADAAARLVRAGYPAMLRSLFGDGLATNPELLFAEAMSAVSRYQIEDRAFHRFDSRYDHWLEGKARLTAAQMRGLRLFNDPAKGNCAACHISAPGQDGAPPLFTDTEYEALAVPRNRHLGANRNPHHMDLGLCGPVRADLAGQTQYCGMFLTPTLRNAARRGVYFHNGVYHTLRKVLDFYNLRDTDPARIYPRDGKGRLMVHDDLPMRYRANIDMTDAPFGRKQGQAHPLSERDIEDIIAFIGTLEDGDVPA